Proteins co-encoded in one Oreochromis aureus strain Israel breed Guangdong linkage group 3, ZZ_aureus, whole genome shotgun sequence genomic window:
- the rpgrip1 gene encoding protein fantom isoform X1, with protein MSPVVDETAGDLPVRDVGMMRGGLMPTVPDTLRDVKSWKKHHVMRTKADPQRLFRFPREHLEDLCLRLQEENSVLKQHTRTQDQRLRSMSSRLMRLRQTSPGSSGVKERDMEDTIQELEARVAMLESQKGVLQNKLSLAKQHIMDLGARTPYKFSKGKNLDGDGGMRRAAQTAPPRYGPTLEDTRAEMERFRSTMTEQVRVAELELTAQAIRDSLREKEKEIEGTFREMRKQQADRHRITIRENVDLIRLQKQLSEKSAALRVTEEKFTNLQEAYENQLEETQRSMRESQGALLGKVEELTEQLKQERQKALELEGQLTNTTLSLQTLDKLQERISDLEGERDLIKRNYDTLLESTLSSQSNHDHQVEKEKEVLQTSQKLGENISRMEEMLLAEQEDRRRLEVEKEKLRQEKEILEEQMEQERELSLSMRDKQEQLEQEVLRYKEQVSALQDRLDSVSKEFDMSVEELSETLLQIKAFRMQQESKEGLRFLLADGKLEDSPGELVNIQASHAETVLELQKTRNLLLLEHQITKDLQEELSTVSQKVEREREESRRRIAEKDKLLSKRALQMNSLQAQLKELAYSPRNYKRTIPVQYTWPVGDQEVVQPIEDDMSFSQLKAGESLLEIHLKAATFTPAGLRIMGGIHPGADKGENIVSFCTYSLLDFEMHSTPLVSGSQPNYGFTSRYCLTVRDLGRLGGQGSRVRVELHQALGGVRFVTHGSGQMSLMGAIERRGERIGGHVNITGHEGEIVGVVDFWARLFPPAEPVVTVAESGADWKTVRHRSPVQITLGWQDSIHEELHDYGGGIPNELVVMLERCVGLSARWPGLLPDAYLTYRLYDLPPHVSQTVKCTADPVFNDATSYPLAITTDVLQYLRSSSLWVYVFDDSDDQIPPPYLAKTPIPLRTLATGREIRGDYVLRDPAGGPRGMVRVMMKWKYPFHPPVDALLGRQGSRVDVQGRARESSEREERRREKDDASQRPIAKPRVKTWKPEPLQKEMKAWPRPPPTKQRSSQDVRAEQTTSVRPRSTDRKRSTKLYQRTPHLTPEPRLTTPSHLPATKYSERTSSRQSLTTASRVSSVSDARTQDISTVDQVSVVEGEDEDRSESAAAEDTEAPESSESSSSQSDIIVIPPKRKMRKGEKLRVEILSLTFEPSSHVAMDKSVQRVYVEYRLLGIPMETTETPMSLRKPTEGEEIHYNFTRVIYVDGSQSTPLRRYLYTMLEGTDPNQGRLRFTVVSEPMDDNEECVDVGHAFLNLQELLLTGNDVIEQQLDIVSVDEDEVIGSLKVSLEAAKALTGIYQEFHTDKTEKDEKTDEEEEEEDEGKEKKKDQLQVIDYDDNSDFY; from the exons ATGTCGCCGGTGGTGGACGAGACAGCTGGGGACCTCCCAGTGAGGGATGTGGGCATGATGAGAGGGGGACTGATGCCAACTGTCCCAG ATACTCTACGGGATGTCAAGTCCTGGAAGAAGCATCATGTCATGAGGACAAAAG CAGACCCTCAGCGCCTTTTTCGATTTCCCAGAGAGCACCTGGAGGACCTGTGCCTCCGACTGCAGGAGGAGAACAGTGTGCTAAAacaacacacacgcacccagGACCAGAGACTAcgcag TATGTCTTCAAGGCTAATGCGTCTTCGTCAGACCAGTCCTGGCTCCAGTGGTGTTAAGGAGAGGGACATGGAGGACACAATACAGGAGCTGGAAGCCCGAGTGGCAATGCTGGAGAGCCAGAAAGGAGTGCTGCAGAACAAACTCAGCCTGGCCAAGCAGCACATTATGGACCTGGGAGCTCGCACACCCTACAAATTCAGCAAAG GTAAAAATCTGGACGGAGACGGTGGAATGAGGAGGGCAGCCCAGACTGCACCACCTCGATATGGCCCTACACTGGAAGATACCAGGGCAGAGATGGAGAGGTT CAGGTCCACTATGACAGAACAGGTGAGGGTGGCAGAGCTGGAACTAACTGCCCAGGCGATCAGAGACtcactgagagagaaagagaaagagattgAGGGGACCTTTCGAGAGATGAGAAAGCAACAGGCCGACAGACACCG AATAACTATCAGGGAGAATGTGGATTTAATCCGTCTGCAAAAGCAGCTTTCAGAAAAGAGCGCTGCCCTGAGAGTTACAGAGGAGAAATTCACCAACCTGCAAGAG GCTTATGAGAATCAGCTAGAAGAG ACTCAGAGATCAATGAGGGAAAGTCAGGGAGCTCTACTGGGGAAAGTGGAGGAACTGACTGAACAACTGAAACAGGAAAGACAAAAAGCTCTGGAACTAGAGGGACAGCTTACCAACACGACCCTGTCTCTGCAGACCCTTGACAAG CTGCAGGAGAGGATATCAGACCTGGAAGGAGAGAGGGACCTGATTAAAAGGAACTATGACACACTGCTAGAAAG TACTTTATCTTCTCAAAGCAACCATGATCACCAGgtggaaaaagagaaagaagtgcTCCAGACAAGCCAGAAGCTCGGGGAAAATATCAGCAGGATGGAGGAAatgctgctggcagagcaggaAGACAGACGCAGGCTGGAAGTGGAGAAGGAGAAACTGAGACAAGAGAAGGAGATACTGGAGGAGCAGATGGAGCAAGAACGAG AGCTTTCCTTGTCTATGAGAGACAAACAAGAGCAGCTGGAACAGGAGGTGCTCCGGTACAAGGAGCAGGTCTCTGCTCTGCAGGACAGGCTGGACTCTGTGAGCAAG GAGTTTGACATGAGCGTTGAGGAGCTGAGTGAAACCCTTCTGCAGATCAAG GCATTTAGAATGCAGCAGGAGAGCAAGGAGGGTTTGCGCTTCCTCCTGGCTGATGGGAAGTTGGAAGATTCACCCGGCGAGCTGGTGAATATCCAGGCATCGCATGCTGAGACTGTGCTCGAATTACAGAAAACCAGAAACCTTTTACTGCTGGAGCACCAAATCACTAAAGACCTGCAG GAAGAGTTAAGTACAGTCAGTCAGaaggtggagagagagagagaggagagcaggaggaggatTGCAGAGAAAGACAAACTGCTATCAAAAAGAgctctgcagatgaacagtttACAAG CCCAGTTGAAAGAGTTGGCATACAGCCCCAGGAACTACAAACGTACCATACCAGTACAGTACACCTGGCCAGTTGGAGATCAGGAGGTGGTGCAGCCCATTGAGGATGACATGTCATTCTCTCAGCTCAAGGCTGGGGAGTCGCTGCTAGAGATCCACCTGAAG GCTGCAACCTTCACCCCAGCAGGACTGCGTATTATGGGGGGCATCCATCCAGGGGCAGATAAAGGTGAAAATATTGTGAGCTTCTGCACATACAGCCTGCTGGACTTTGAGATGCACTCTACTCCTCTGGTGTCAGGAAGCCAGCCCAATTATGGCTTCACATCCCGCTACTGCCTGACAGTCCGGGATCTGGGCCGGCTGGGAGGTCAGGGGTCAAGAGTCAGAGTAGAGCTCCACCAGGCATTAGGAGGAGTCCGGTTTGTGACCCACGGAAGTGGACAGATGTCTCTAATGGGTGCCatagagaggagaggagagcgtATTGGTGGACACGTGAATATTACAG GACACGAGGGTGAAATTGTTGGTGTTGTGGATTTCTGGGCACGTCTGTTCCCTCCTGCAGAGCCTGTGGTCACTGTGGCAGAGAGTGGAGCTGACTGGAAAACAGTGAGACACAGAAGCCCTGTGCAGATCACGCTTGGGTGGCAAGACAGCATTCATGAG GAGTTACATGACTATGGTGGAGGAATCCCCAATGAACTGGTGGTAATGCTGGAACGCTGTGTGGGCCTCAGCGCTCGATGGCCAGGACTACTTCCTGATGCCTACCTGACATACAGGCTCTACGACCTGCCGCCTCATGTCTCTCAAACAGTCAAGTGCACAGCTGATCCAGTGTTCAATGACGCTACTAGCTACCCACTTGCAATAACAACTGATGTGCTGCAGTACCTCAG GTCAAGCAGTCTGTGGGTGTACGTGTTTGATGACAGTGATGACCAGATACCGCCACCTTATCTGGCCAAAACCCCAATACCACTGCGGACCCTGGCTACAGGGAGAGAGATCAGAG GGGATTATGTGCTGAGAGATCCAGCCGGTGGACCTCGAGGCATGGTCAGAGTAATGATGAAATGGAAGTACCCATTTCATCCACCAGTGGATGCCTTACTAGGCCGACAGGGAAGCAGAGTGGACGTGCAGGGCAGAGCACGGGAAAGCAGTGaaagggaggagaggagaagagagaaggATGATGCATCACAGAGACCCATAGCTAAGCCCAGAGTGAAG ACTTGGAAACCTGAGCCATTGCAGAAAGAGATGAAAGCCTGG CCTCGGCCACCACCCACCAAGCAGAGAAGCTCACAGGATGTAAGAGCAGAGCAAACCACTTCTGTGAGGCCACGGTCTACAGACAGAAAGAGGTCTACTAAGCTTTACCAGAGAACACCTCATCTGACACCTGAGCCAAGACTGACCACACCTTCTCATTTGCCAGCTACTAA ATATTCAGAGAGGACATCTTCCAGACAATCACTCACCACTGCGTCGAGGGTCAGCTCTGTCAGCGATGCCAGAACTCAG gacATTTCCACTGTGGATCAGGTGTCAGTGGTTGAGGGTGAAGATGAGGACAGGAGTGAGAGTG CTGCTGCAGAGGACACTGAAGCCCCCGAATCTTCAGAGTCAAGTTCCTCACAGAGTGACATCATTGTCATACCACCAAAACGAAAAATGAGGAAG GGAGAAAAGCTTCGAGTGGAGATTCTGTCCCTGACTTTTGAACCTTCCTCACATGTGGCGATGGATAAGTCAGTGCAGCGAGTGTACGTGGAATATCGGCTGCTGGGCATCCCGATGGAGACAACAGAAACACCCATGTCCCTCCGCAAACCTACCGAAGGAGAGGAGATTCACTACAACTTTACACGAG tGATTTATGTGGATGGTTCACAGTCAACTCCACTTAGACGGTATCTTTACACGATGTTGGAGGGCACTGACCCCAACCAGGGCAG GTTAAGGTTCACAGTAGTCAGTGAGCCAATGGACGATAACGAGGAGTGTGTGGACGTTGGACACGCTTTTCTGAACCTACAGGAACTGCTGCTCACAGGAAATGATGTCATTGAACAGCAGCTTGACA TTGTGAGCGTGGATGAAGACGAGGTGATAGGAAGTCTCAAAGTGTCTCTAGAAGCAGCTAAAGCTCTGACTGGGATATACCAGGAATTTCACACGGACAAGACTGAGAAAGATGAGAAgacagatgaagaagaagaggaggaagacgaaggcaaagaaaagaaaaaagatcagTTACAAGTGATAGATTATGATGATAACAGTGATTTCTACTGA